Proteins encoded in a region of the Candidatus Neomarinimicrobiota bacterium genome:
- a CDS encoding helix-turn-helix domain-containing protein, whose translation MMIKNSTKTEAVLNEIGARLTQQRGLAKLTQAGLAEKAGVSKRTVERIEAGNSIQLSTMIQVLRVFNLLEPFGLSLTAEKPEIPAEKKSRPDKAKETPPVESSDKSHSWGY comes from the coding sequence ATGATGATCAAAAATTCAACCAAGACAGAAGCTGTTCTCAATGAAATTGGCGCGCGCTTGACCCAGCAGCGTGGTCTGGCAAAACTCACCCAGGCGGGGTTGGCTGAAAAAGCTGGTGTTTCCAAGCGCACCGTTGAACGGATCGAGGCCGGGAACTCTATCCAACTCTCCACCATGATCCAGGTATTGCGTGTGTTCAATCTGTTGGAGCCTTTTGGCCTGTCATTGACCGCAGAAAAACCCGAAATCCCGGCCGAAAAGAAGTCAAGGCCAGATAAGGCTAAAGAGACACCCCCAGTTGAGTCCTCAGACAAAAGTCATTCTTGGGGATATTAG
- a CDS encoding nucleotidyltransferase domain-containing protein, whose protein sequence is MNLLVEILSSRVRAELFRLFFGLDHPEMHLREIERQSGFSIGSVRQEATKLVKHGLMIKRTDGNRTYYSANRQSAIFPEIHSLVMKTVGLVDLFVSVLDIPEIQIAFVFGSIAKDTAGPKSDIDLFVIGDVGLRFLSKRLMEVKNKVGREINVHSMTQAEFVNRRDANDHFVVSVVSSPHLMIIGDMNELASLV, encoded by the coding sequence GTGAATTTACTTGTAGAAATATTATCATCCCGTGTCAGGGCAGAGCTTTTCAGGCTCTTCTTCGGGCTTGATCATCCAGAAATGCACTTGCGGGAAATCGAGAGGCAATCAGGTTTCTCCATCGGGTCTGTTAGACAGGAGGCCACGAAGCTTGTCAAGCATGGCCTCATGATCAAACGTACTGACGGTAATCGCACGTATTATAGCGCCAATAGACAAAGCGCCATTTTTCCCGAGATACATTCACTCGTGATGAAAACCGTTGGTTTGGTAGATCTTTTTGTTTCAGTCCTGGATATTCCAGAGATCCAGATAGCCTTTGTTTTTGGCTCTATTGCAAAAGATACGGCTGGACCCAAAAGTGATATCGATCTTTTCGTCATTGGTGATGTCGGCTTACGCTTTTTAAGTAAAAGGCTTATGGAGGTCAAAAACAAAGTGGGCAGAGAGATCAATGTTCACAGCATGACTCAAGCTGAATTTGTGAATCGCCGGGATGCAAACGACCATTTCGTTGTTTCTGTGGTTTCATCACCCCATCTAATGATTATCGGTGACATGAATGAGCTTGCGAGCCTGGTTTGA